A single region of the Pseudorhodoplanes sp. genome encodes:
- the clpB gene encoding ATP-dependent chaperone ClpB, whose translation MDFEKFTERARGFVQSAQSLALREGHQQFTPEHLLKVLLDDPEGLAAGLIDRAGGNSRLALSEIEAALNKIPKVSGGGAGQIYLAPALARVFDQAQKVAEKAGDSFVTVERLLLALALEKDSDAGKILAKAGVNAQGLNAAINALRKGRTADSATAENAYDALKKYARDLTQAARDGKLDPVIGRDEEIRRTIQVLSRRTKNNPVLIGEPGVGKTAIVEGLALRILNGDVPESLQDKKLLSLDMGALIAGAKYRGEFEERLKAVLNEVTSSDGEIILFIDEMHTLVGAGKADGAMDASNLLKPALARGELHCIGATTLDEYRKHVEKDAALARRFQPVFVSEPSVEDTISILRGLKDKYEQHHGVRITDSALVAATTLSNRYITDRFLPDKAIDLVDEASARLKMQVDSKPEELDSMDREIVRLKIEQEALKKESDAGSKERLKNLEAELKTLEKQSADLTARWKSEKDKLSDAQKLKTELEQLRTELANAQRKGEYQRAGELAYGRIPELEKKLKEVEASEGKSAVVEEAVTSQHIAQVVSRWTGIPVDKMLEGEREKLLHMEEQIGKRVVGQAEAVKAVSTAVRRARAGLQDPNRPIGSFMFLGPTGVGKTELTKALAEFLFDDETAMVRMDMSEYMEKHSVARLIGAPPGYVGYDEGGALTEAVRRRPYQVILFDEIEKAHPDVFNVLLQVLDDGRLTDGQGRTVDFRNTLIVMTSNLGAEFLVNQPEGQDTDAVRDEVMAVVRAAFRPEFLNRVDEIILFHRLQRSDMGRIVDIQMLRLQKLLEDRKIAIALDKAAREWLAEKGYDPAYGARPLKRVIQKYLQDPLAELILSGKVKDGDNVKVSASKAGLTFNGEAIKEAA comes from the coding sequence ATGGATTTTGAGAAATTCACCGAACGCGCGCGCGGCTTCGTCCAGTCCGCACAATCTCTGGCCTTGCGCGAAGGCCATCAGCAATTCACGCCCGAACATCTCCTGAAAGTGCTGCTCGACGACCCGGAAGGGCTCGCTGCGGGCCTGATTGACCGCGCCGGCGGCAATTCGCGGCTGGCGCTGTCGGAGATCGAGGCCGCGCTCAACAAGATACCGAAGGTCTCCGGCGGTGGCGCCGGGCAGATCTATCTCGCACCGGCGCTGGCGCGGGTCTTCGACCAGGCGCAGAAGGTTGCCGAAAAGGCCGGCGACTCGTTCGTCACGGTCGAGCGTCTGCTGCTTGCTCTGGCGCTGGAGAAGGATAGCGACGCCGGAAAGATCCTCGCCAAGGCCGGCGTCAATGCGCAGGGCCTGAATGCGGCGATCAATGCGCTGCGCAAGGGCCGCACGGCGGATTCTGCGACCGCCGAAAATGCCTATGACGCGCTGAAGAAATATGCCCGCGACCTGACGCAGGCCGCGCGTGACGGCAAGCTCGATCCGGTTATCGGCCGCGACGAGGAAATCCGCCGCACCATCCAGGTGCTCTCGCGCCGGACCAAGAACAATCCCGTGCTGATCGGCGAGCCCGGCGTCGGCAAGACCGCGATCGTGGAAGGGTTGGCGCTGCGCATTCTCAACGGCGACGTGCCGGAGAGCCTGCAGGACAAGAAGTTGCTCTCGCTCGACATGGGCGCGCTGATCGCCGGCGCGAAATATCGCGGCGAGTTCGAGGAACGGCTGAAAGCGGTATTGAACGAGGTGACCTCCTCTGACGGGGAAATCATCCTGTTCATCGACGAGATGCACACGCTGGTCGGTGCCGGCAAGGCCGACGGCGCGATGGACGCGTCGAACCTGCTCAAGCCCGCTTTGGCGCGCGGCGAACTGCATTGCATCGGTGCGACCACGCTCGACGAATATCGCAAGCATGTCGAGAAGGACGCCGCGCTGGCGCGGCGCTTCCAGCCCGTTTTCGTCAGCGAGCCGTCGGTCGAGGATACGATTTCGATCCTGCGCGGGTTGAAGGACAAGTACGAGCAGCATCACGGCGTGCGCATCACCGACAGCGCGCTGGTGGCCGCGACCACGCTGTCCAACCGCTACATCACCGACCGTTTCCTGCCTGACAAGGCCATCGACCTTGTCGATGAGGCGTCAGCGCGGCTGAAGATGCAGGTCGATTCCAAGCCGGAAGAACTCGACTCCATGGATCGGGAAATCGTGCGGCTGAAGATCGAGCAGGAGGCGCTGAAAAAAGAGAGCGATGCCGGCTCGAAGGAGCGACTGAAGAATCTCGAAGCGGAACTGAAGACGCTGGAGAAGCAATCGGCCGATCTCACCGCGCGCTGGAAATCCGAGAAGGACAAGCTGTCGGATGCGCAGAAGCTCAAGACCGAACTCGAGCAATTGCGCACCGAGCTCGCCAATGCGCAGCGCAAGGGCGAGTATCAGCGCGCCGGCGAACTTGCCTATGGCCGCATCCCCGAGCTTGAGAAAAAGCTGAAGGAGGTCGAGGCCTCGGAAGGCAAGAGCGCGGTCGTTGAAGAAGCGGTGACCTCGCAGCACATCGCGCAAGTGGTGTCGCGCTGGACCGGCATTCCGGTCGACAAGATGCTGGAAGGCGAGCGCGAGAAGCTGCTGCACATGGAGGAGCAGATCGGCAAACGGGTTGTCGGTCAGGCCGAGGCGGTGAAGGCCGTCTCGACCGCGGTGCGGCGCGCACGTGCCGGCCTGCAGGATCCGAACCGGCCGATCGGCTCGTTCATGTTCTTAGGTCCCACCGGCGTCGGCAAGACCGAGCTGACAAAGGCGCTTGCCGAATTCCTGTTCGACGACGAGACGGCCATGGTCCGCATGGACATGTCAGAATATATGGAGAAGCATTCGGTCGCGCGCCTGATCGGTGCGCCTCCCGGCTATGTCGGCTATGACGAAGGCGGCGCGCTCACCGAAGCGGTGCGGCGCCGGCCGTATCAAGTGATCCTGTTTGACGAGATCGAGAAGGCGCATCCGGACGTATTCAACGTCTTGCTGCAGGTACTCGATGACGGACGACTGACCGACGGGCAGGGCCGTACGGTCGACTTCCGCAACACGCTTATTGTGATGACCTCGAATCTCGGCGCCGAATTTCTGGTCAACCAGCCGGAAGGCCAGGACACCGACGCCGTGCGCGATGAAGTGATGGCGGTGGTGCGGGCGGCGTTCCGTCCGGAATTCCTCAACCGCGTCGACGAGATCATCCTGTTCCATCGCTTGCAGCGCAGCGATATGGGACGCATCGTCGATATCCAGATGCTGCGGCTGCAGAAGCTTCTCGAGGATCGCAAGATCGCCATTGCGCTCGATAAGGCGGCGCGCGAATGGCTGGCGGAGAAGGGTTACGACCCTGCTTACGGGGCACGTCCGCTCAAGCGCGTGATCCAGAAATATCTGCAGGACCCGCTCGCCGAACTGATCCTCTCCGGCAAGGTGAAGGACGGGGACAATGTGAAGGTCTCCGCCAGCAAGGCGGGCCTCACGTTCAACGGCGAGGCGATCAAGGAAGCGGCGTAA
- a CDS encoding M23 family metallopeptidase: MDHGKRAAYRLRGEPDPVDLGNEPPLSVDGGTGVTVDRRRVSAQWFSGIILTGLCGAALMGGAVFTSLDGEAHFAALPERMENALRGAIGSGDRATGPRKSDRLPPAGEANARRIVIRDSITSRVGNREVVRVRPFVSVSANLSLSTSELSANIPPFNPQKLLADGTSDAPEASLAANAEPDAEVSFVQRELSAIMPRMKVASSLPMDEVITRVREAANWSGRSGPSFAVASIATNGRLAYAADGTPDPYAGFEARIVPENITLLPKTNSQTTGGNGWNERTVTVKKGENISAILRDLSAAPEDIKSVAAALGPRGRDNGLKEGQRLRILLSAMAGGARQQPVRVIVANESVIEAVVALSDHGKYVSVDVNSINQAVADAGEDEEDDGSGVRLYQSIYETALRNQIPRPVVDEMIRVYSYDVDFQRKAQPGDSFDVLYAGEEETPGVEGRNEVLFASLTVGGEVKKFYRFQTPDDNVVDYYDDTGKSAKKFLVRKPLADGIMRSNFGVRRHPILGYMKMHTGVDWAAANGTPIFASGNGVIERAGWESGYGKYIRVRHANGYETAYAHMTAFARGMEEGTRVRQGQVIGFVGSTGLSTGAHLHYEILVNGRFVDPMRIRLPRGRSLEGNMLASFEKERDRLDAMMARSSQRVAQSAQVTGR, translated from the coding sequence TTGGATCACGGGAAGCGCGCTGCATACCGGCTGAGAGGCGAGCCCGATCCGGTGGATCTGGGCAATGAGCCGCCGCTCTCGGTGGATGGCGGCACCGGCGTCACGGTCGATCGCCGGCGCGTTTCAGCACAATGGTTTTCCGGGATCATTCTCACAGGTCTGTGCGGCGCCGCGCTGATGGGCGGCGCCGTTTTCACATCTCTCGACGGCGAAGCGCATTTCGCGGCCTTGCCCGAGCGCATGGAAAATGCGCTGCGCGGCGCCATCGGCTCCGGCGATCGCGCGACCGGCCCGCGCAAGAGCGACCGTCTGCCGCCGGCCGGCGAAGCCAATGCCCGCCGCATCGTCATTCGCGACTCGATCACCAGCCGGGTCGGCAATCGTGAAGTGGTGCGGGTACGCCCCTTCGTCAGCGTCTCCGCCAATCTCTCCCTCTCCACCAGCGAACTCTCCGCCAATATTCCTCCTTTCAATCCGCAAAAGCTTCTCGCTGACGGCACTTCGGACGCGCCGGAAGCCAGCCTCGCCGCGAATGCCGAGCCGGATGCGGAAGTCTCTTTCGTGCAGCGCGAATTGTCGGCGATCATGCCGCGCATGAAGGTCGCGAGCTCGCTGCCGATGGACGAGGTGATCACGCGGGTGCGGGAAGCGGCCAACTGGTCAGGGCGCAGCGGCCCGTCCTTCGCAGTGGCCAGCATCGCGACCAACGGCCGCCTCGCTTACGCCGCCGACGGCACGCCCGATCCCTATGCCGGCTTTGAGGCCCGCATCGTTCCGGAAAACATTACCCTGCTGCCCAAAACCAACAGCCAGACGACCGGCGGCAATGGCTGGAACGAGCGCACGGTGACGGTGAAAAAGGGGGAAAACATTTCCGCCATTCTGCGCGATCTCAGCGCCGCGCCCGAGGACATCAAATCCGTCGCCGCCGCGCTCGGCCCGCGCGGACGCGACAATGGCCTGAAGGAAGGCCAGAGACTGCGCATCCTGCTCTCGGCAATGGCGGGCGGCGCGCGGCAGCAGCCGGTGCGCGTGATCGTTGCCAATGAAAGCGTGATCGAGGCCGTTGTCGCGCTTTCCGACCACGGCAAATACGTCTCCGTCGACGTCAACAGCATCAACCAGGCGGTGGCCGATGCCGGCGAAGACGAGGAAGACGACGGCTCCGGCGTTCGACTCTATCAGAGCATCTATGAGACGGCTTTGCGCAACCAGATTCCGCGCCCCGTCGTCGATGAAATGATCCGCGTCTATTCCTACGATGTCGATTTCCAGCGCAAGGCGCAGCCGGGCGACTCGTTCGATGTGCTCTACGCCGGCGAAGAGGAAACGCCGGGGGTCGAAGGCCGCAACGAGGTGTTGTTTGCGTCCCTCACCGTGGGCGGCGAAGTGAAGAAATTCTACCGATTCCAGACGCCGGACGACAACGTCGTCGATTACTACGATGACACCGGCAAGAGCGCGAAGAAGTTCCTGGTCCGCAAGCCGCTCGCTGACGGCATCATGCGCTCCAATTTCGGCGTCCGCCGCCATCCCATTCTCGGCTACATGAAGATGCATACCGGCGTCGACTGGGCGGCGGCGAATGGCACGCCGATCTTCGCCTCAGGAAACGGCGTGATCGAGCGGGCCGGCTGGGAATCCGGCTACGGCAAGTATATCCGCGTTCGCCACGCCAACGGCTACGAGACGGCTTACGCCCACATGACCGCCTTCGCCCGCGGCATGGAGGAAGGCACACGCGTGCGGCAGGGCCAGGTCATCGGCTTCGTCGGCTCGACCGGCCTGTCCACCGGCGCGCATCTGCATTACGAAATTCTGGTCAATGGCCGCTTCGTCGACCCGATGCGCATCCGTCTGCCGCGCGGCCGCTCGCTGGAAGGCAACATGCTCGCCAGCTTCGAGAAGGAACGCGATCGCCTCGATGCGATGATGGCGCGCTCCTCGCAGCGCGTGGCGCAGAGCGCGCAGGTCACCGGGCGATAG
- a CDS encoding tripartite tricarboxylate transporter substrate binding protein produces MKRSLLNFGFGAAGLVGAAACALAPVSAQAAWEPTRPVEFIIPAGTGGGADQMARAIQGIVTKHNLMKQPMVVINKAGGAGGEGFLDVKASRGNPHKIIITLSNLFTTPLATGIPFNWKDLTPVAMLALDEFVLWVNAEKPYKSVKEYVDAVKKAPPGSMKMGGTGSKQEDQIITVALEKATGTKFTYIPYRGGGEVAVQLVGGHVDSTVNNPIEGVAQWRGGKVRPLCVFDGKPLAYKDAIADGKTWADIPTCKSQGIDMEYLMLRGIFTVPGATKDQVQYYVDLLKKVRETPEWKDLMKNGAFNTTFMSGDDYAKWVAKEEARHQQLMKEAGFLAGQ; encoded by the coding sequence ATGAAGCGATCATTACTGAATTTCGGATTTGGCGCGGCAGGCTTGGTCGGGGCTGCTGCTTGCGCCCTCGCACCGGTCTCCGCGCAGGCTGCCTGGGAGCCGACCCGGCCGGTTGAATTCATTATTCCAGCGGGTACCGGTGGCGGCGCTGACCAGATGGCTCGCGCCATTCAGGGCATCGTCACCAAGCACAATCTGATGAAGCAGCCGATGGTGGTCATCAACAAGGCGGGTGGCGCCGGCGGTGAAGGCTTCCTCGATGTCAAGGCGTCGCGCGGCAATCCGCACAAGATCATCATCACCTTGTCCAATCTGTTCACCACACCGCTCGCCACCGGCATCCCGTTCAACTGGAAGGATCTGACACCGGTCGCGATGCTGGCGCTCGACGAGTTCGTGCTCTGGGTCAATGCCGAGAAGCCCTACAAATCCGTCAAGGAATATGTCGATGCAGTGAAGAAGGCGCCTCCCGGCTCGATGAAGATGGGCGGCACCGGATCCAAGCAGGAAGACCAGATCATCACCGTCGCGCTTGAAAAGGCGACGGGTACCAAGTTCACCTACATCCCGTATCGCGGCGGCGGCGAAGTCGCGGTGCAGCTCGTCGGTGGACACGTCGATTCCACGGTCAACAATCCGATCGAAGGCGTCGCCCAGTGGCGCGGCGGCAAGGTGCGCCCGCTCTGCGTGTTCGATGGCAAGCCGCTCGCGTACAAGGACGCGATCGCGGACGGAAAGACCTGGGCCGACATTCCGACCTGCAAGTCGCAGGGCATCGACATGGAATACCTGATGTTGCGCGGCATCTTCACCGTGCCGGGCGCGACCAAGGATCAGGTGCAATACTATGTCGACCTGTTGAAGAAGGTGCGTGAGACGCCGGAGTGGAAAGATCTCATGAAGAACGGCGCCTTCAACACGACCTTCATGTCGGGCGATGACTATGCCAAGTGGGTCGCGAAAGAAGAAGCGCGTCACCAGCAACTGATGAAAGAAGCCGGCTTCCTGGCCGGTCAATAA
- a CDS encoding tripartite tricarboxylate transporter TctB family protein codes for MSNAQGQSGGPAHDYVEIGVAIATALFGIIVIIGSMQVGIGWGLEGPKAGFLPFYFGLLIVASSLINLWNSYREADYKAVFATWGQLYSVMSVVVPTAFYVVAVPYIGIYVASILLIAFFMRWIGKYGWGMVAALSIGVPLVCFIVFERYFLVSLPKGPIEEWLGF; via the coding sequence ATGTCCAACGCACAAGGTCAATCCGGGGGTCCGGCACACGATTATGTCGAAATCGGCGTTGCCATCGCGACGGCGCTCTTCGGCATCATCGTCATTATCGGCAGCATGCAGGTGGGAATCGGCTGGGGCCTGGAAGGTCCGAAAGCGGGATTTCTTCCCTTCTATTTCGGCCTCCTCATTGTCGCGAGCAGCCTGATCAATCTTTGGAACTCCTATCGGGAGGCCGACTACAAGGCGGTGTTTGCCACCTGGGGCCAGCTTTACAGCGTGATGTCCGTCGTGGTGCCGACGGCCTTCTACGTTGTGGCGGTGCCCTATATCGGCATCTATGTCGCATCGATCCTGCTCATCGCGTTCTTCATGCGCTGGATCGGAAAATACGGCTGGGGAATGGTCGCCGCCCTCTCCATCGGCGTGCCGCTCGTTTGCTTCATCGTCTTCGAACGCTATTTCCTCGTGTCGCTGCCGAAAGGACCGATCGAGGAATGGCTCGGCTTCTGA
- a CDS encoding tripartite tricarboxylate transporter permease: MDELVSLFHGFATVAQPFNILVMIVGIMLGIVIGVLPGLGGANGVAILLPLTFSMSPTSAIIMLTCIYWGALFGGAITSILFNIPGEPWSVATTFDGHPMAQKGQAGEALTAAFTSSFVGALFAVIMITLVAPLVARFALQFGPAEKFAVYFLAFASFVGLSKEPPFKTVVSMMIGFALAAVGLDAVTGQLRLTFGMTELLNGFDFLIAVIGLFGIGEILLTMEEGLNFRGNAAKINLKVVIQTWKELPKYWWTSLRSCVIGCWMGVTPAGATPASFMSYGIAKRMSKKGKNFGNGEIEGVVAPETAAHAAGTSALLPMLSLGVPGSPTAAVLLGGLLIWGLQPGPMLFVEQKEFVWGLIASMYLGNLVGLVIVLTCVPVLAAILRIPFSIIAPVILVLCAIGAYTVNNNPFDIVMMLVFGVIGYLLKKCNYPLAPLVLALVLGKMAEEAFRQALLSSQGNLGVFFSNGLVSSIMVLGLIALFWSVIQNSFSRLMAKPA, from the coding sequence ATGGACGAGTTAGTCAGCCTTTTTCACGGGTTTGCGACTGTCGCGCAGCCTTTCAACATTCTGGTGATGATCGTCGGCATCATGCTCGGCATCGTCATCGGCGTGCTCCCCGGCCTTGGCGGCGCGAATGGCGTGGCCATTCTGCTGCCGTTGACCTTCAGCATGTCGCCGACCTCGGCGATCATCATGCTGACCTGTATCTATTGGGGCGCGCTGTTCGGCGGCGCCATCACCTCGATCCTGTTCAACATTCCAGGCGAGCCATGGTCGGTGGCGACGACGTTCGACGGCCATCCGATGGCGCAGAAAGGTCAAGCCGGCGAGGCGCTGACCGCGGCATTCACCTCGTCCTTCGTGGGCGCGCTTTTCGCCGTCATCATGATCACGCTGGTGGCGCCGCTGGTCGCGAGATTCGCCCTGCAATTCGGGCCAGCCGAGAAATTCGCCGTCTACTTCCTGGCTTTCGCCAGTTTCGTGGGCCTGAGCAAGGAGCCGCCGTTCAAGACCGTGGTGTCGATGATGATCGGTTTTGCGCTCGCCGCAGTGGGACTCGATGCCGTCACCGGCCAGTTGCGGCTGACCTTCGGCATGACCGAATTGCTCAACGGGTTCGATTTCCTGATCGCCGTGATCGGACTCTTCGGCATCGGCGAGATCCTCCTCACGATGGAGGAAGGACTAAACTTCCGCGGCAATGCGGCCAAGATCAACCTCAAGGTCGTGATCCAGACCTGGAAGGAACTGCCGAAATACTGGTGGACGTCGCTGCGCTCCTGCGTCATCGGCTGCTGGATGGGCGTCACGCCGGCCGGCGCCACCCCGGCGTCCTTCATGAGCTATGGCATTGCCAAGCGCATGTCGAAGAAGGGCAAGAATTTCGGCAATGGTGAAATCGAAGGTGTCGTCGCACCGGAAACCGCGGCTCACGCCGCCGGCACTTCCGCGCTGCTGCCGATGCTGTCGCTCGGCGTGCCGGGATCGCCGACCGCCGCGGTCCTGTTGGGCGGCCTCCTGATCTGGGGCCTGCAGCCCGGTCCGATGCTGTTTGTCGAGCAGAAGGAATTCGTCTGGGGCCTGATCGCTTCGATGTATCTCGGCAATCTCGTCGGCCTTGTCATCGTGCTGACCTGCGTGCCGGTGCTGGCGGCCATTCTGCGGATTCCGTTCAGCATCATCGCGCCGGTGATCCTGGTGCTCTGCGCGATCGGCGCCTACACGGTGAACAACAACCCGTTCGATATCGTGATGATGCTGGTCTTCGGCGTCATCGGATATCTGCTGAAGAAGTGCAATTACCCACTGGCCCCGCTGGTCCTCGCCCTCGTCCTCGGGAAGATGGCCGAGGAAGCCTTCCGGCAGGCGCTCCTGTCCTCGCAGGGCAATCTGGGCGTGTTCTTCTCCAACGGCCTCGTCAGTTCGATCATGGTTCTGGGCCTTATTGCCCTGTTCTGGTCGGTGATTCAGAACAGCTTCAGCCGCCTGATGGCGAAACCAGCCTGA
- a CDS encoding GntR family transcriptional regulator, with amino-acid sequence MSQNETTPPNVASRRKPAAVSDDAPRLAIQPIDTSFSFKNKAYAALKNVIVSMDIYRSRNDIRLDERQLAQDFGVSRTPVREAMAQLEREGFVRSIPRRGVYVVRKTKEEVIELITAWAALESMAARLITENAKDEDIASLRKMFATFEGGQLRAHLDEYSEVNIEFHQTIVRMSGNQVLIDLAENLFTHMRMIRRKTITEKNRADKSIRDHMNIIEALEARDTARAETLVRDHALGLADHVARYADYLD; translated from the coding sequence ATGAGCCAGAACGAAACCACACCTCCGAACGTAGCCTCACGGCGCAAGCCCGCCGCGGTCAGTGACGACGCACCGCGTCTGGCGATCCAGCCGATCGACACCTCGTTCAGCTTCAAGAACAAGGCGTATGCGGCGCTGAAAAACGTCATCGTCTCGATGGATATCTATCGCAGCCGCAACGACATCCGGCTCGACGAGCGCCAACTGGCGCAGGACTTCGGCGTCAGCCGCACCCCGGTGCGCGAGGCGATGGCGCAGCTCGAGCGCGAGGGCTTCGTCCGCTCGATCCCGCGCCGCGGCGTCTATGTCGTGCGCAAGACCAAGGAAGAGGTCATCGAACTGATCACCGCCTGGGCGGCGCTGGAAAGCATGGCCGCCCGCCTCATCACCGAGAACGCCAAGGACGAGGATATCGCCTCGTTGCGCAAGATGTTCGCGACCTTCGAGGGCGGACAGTTGCGGGCGCATCTCGACGAGTATTCCGAGGTCAATATTGAATTCCATCAGACCATTGTTCGCATGAGTGGCAATCAGGTGCTGATCGATCTGGCGGAAAATCTGTTCACGCATATGCGGATGATCCGCCGCAAGACGATCACCGAAAAGAATCGCGCCGACAAGTCGATCCGCGACCACATGAACATCATCGAAGCGCTGGAAGCGCGCGACACCGCGCGCGCCGAAACGCTGGTGCGCGATCATGCGCTCGGCCTGGCCGACCATGTGGCGCGCTACGCCGATTATCTCGATTAA
- the oxc gene encoding oxalyl-CoA decarboxylase: protein MSGAAVKTKPETAEDTQQELTDGFHLVIDALKLNGLNTIYDVPGIPISDFLRMAQAEGLRVISFRHEQNAGNAAAIAGFLNKKPGVCLTVSAPGFLNGLTALANATTNCWPMILISGSSEREIVDLQQGDYEEMDQLAIAKPLCKAAFRILHAQDIGIGVARAIRAAVSGRPGGVYLDLPAKLFSQVMNAEAGKKSLVKVIDPAPAQIPAPAAVKRALDVLKSANRPLIILGKGAAYAQADDAIRTLVEKSGIPFLPMSMAKGLLPDTHPQCAGAARSTVLKESDVVMLIGARLNWLLSHGKGKTWGEAPKKFIQIDIEPREMDSNVEIAAPVVGDIGSCVEALLNGMGGAWPTPPADWINAVKTKKEDNIAKMAPRLMNNNSPMDFYGALGALRNVIKERPNAILVNEGANTLDLARGAIDMYQPRKRLDVGTWGVMGIGMGFAIAAAVETGKPVLALEGDSAFGFSGMEVETICRYKLPVCVVVFNNNGIYRGTDVNPTGGADAAPMVFVKDARYDKLMEAFGGVGVHVTTPDELYRAVSEAMDSGKPTLVNAVIDPAAGSESGRIGNLNPQSVLKKK from the coding sequence ATGTCTGGTGCTGCAGTAAAAACAAAGCCGGAAACGGCGGAGGACACGCAGCAGGAATTGACCGATGGCTTTCATCTCGTCATCGACGCACTGAAGCTCAACGGCCTCAACACGATCTATGACGTGCCGGGAATTCCGATTTCGGATTTCCTCCGCATGGCGCAGGCGGAAGGGCTGCGCGTGATCTCGTTCCGGCACGAGCAGAACGCCGGCAATGCCGCCGCGATCGCCGGCTTCCTCAACAAGAAGCCGGGCGTCTGCTTGACGGTGTCCGCTCCGGGCTTCCTGAATGGGCTGACGGCGCTGGCCAATGCCACGACCAATTGCTGGCCGATGATCTTGATCTCTGGCTCGTCCGAGCGCGAGATCGTCGACCTGCAGCAGGGCGACTATGAAGAGATGGACCAACTGGCCATCGCCAAGCCGCTCTGCAAGGCCGCTTTCCGCATCCTTCACGCGCAGGACATCGGCATCGGCGTGGCGCGCGCGATCCGCGCCGCAGTCTCCGGGCGTCCGGGCGGCGTCTATCTCGATCTGCCGGCCAAGCTATTCTCTCAGGTCATGAATGCGGAAGCCGGGAAAAAGTCGCTGGTGAAGGTGATCGATCCTGCGCCGGCGCAGATCCCGGCGCCGGCCGCGGTCAAGCGCGCGCTCGATGTGCTGAAGAGCGCCAACCGTCCACTGATCATTCTCGGCAAGGGCGCAGCTTATGCTCAGGCCGATGACGCGATCCGCACTCTGGTCGAAAAGAGCGGCATTCCGTTCCTGCCGATGAGCATGGCCAAGGGCCTTCTGCCCGACACGCATCCGCAATGCGCCGGTGCAGCGCGCTCGACCGTGCTGAAGGAGAGCGATGTCGTGATGCTGATCGGCGCGCGTCTCAACTGGCTCTTGTCGCACGGCAAGGGGAAGACCTGGGGCGAGGCCCCGAAGAAGTTCATCCAGATCGACATCGAGCCCAGGGAAATGGACTCAAATGTCGAGATCGCCGCTCCGGTGGTTGGCGATATCGGTTCCTGCGTCGAGGCCCTCCTGAATGGGATGGGCGGGGCCTGGCCAACGCCGCCGGCCGACTGGATCAATGCCGTCAAGACGAAGAAGGAAGACAACATCGCCAAGATGGCGCCGCGGCTGATGAACAACAATTCGCCGATGGATTTCTACGGCGCCCTCGGTGCTCTGCGCAACGTCATCAAGGAAAGGCCGAACGCCATTCTCGTCAACGAGGGCGCCAACACGCTCGATCTCGCGCGCGGCGCCATCGACATGTATCAGCCGCGCAAGCGTCTCGATGTCGGCACCTGGGGCGTCATGGGCATCGGAATGGGCTTTGCGATCGCCGCCGCAGTGGAGACCGGCAAGCCGGTGCTCGCGCTTGAAGGCGATTCGGCATTCGGGTTCTCCGGAATGGAGGTGGAGACGATCTGCCGCTACAAGCTGCCGGTCTGCGTTGTCGTCTTCAACAATAACGGCATCTATCGCGGCACCGACGTCAATCCCACGGGTGGCGCGGACGCGGCGCCGATGGTTTTCGTCAAGGACGCGCGCTACGACAAGCTGATGGAAGCTTTCGGCGGCGTCGGCGTCCATGTGACGACCCCCGATGAGCTCTACCGCGCTGTCAGCGAGGCTATGGATTCCGGCAAGCCGACACTCGTCAACGCGGTGATCGATCCGGCGGCCGGAAGCGAAAGCGGCCGCATCGGCAACCTCAATCCGCAAAGCGTGCTGAAGAAGAAATGA